One window of the Oncorhynchus mykiss isolate Arlee chromosome 5, USDA_OmykA_1.1, whole genome shotgun sequence genome contains the following:
- the acsbg2 gene encoding long-chain-fatty-acid--CoA ligase ACSBG2 isoform X1, with amino-acid sequence MHLIVCEPAAMSTVVVMDPARDASNLQSSCGTGDSIASLDEVTMDSTANESSEEESAGEREAETGANTELTNNPTDIPTEWPTHTQSVSAQRPDSLSLAVAKPDLWTSSGDGEVRLRMGESGFASEPPLTVDQMFKTAVERFGSYTALGWKEGEQTKTINYQEYYQACRTAAKSFLKLGLERYHGVGILGFNSAEWFISDIAAILAGGFAVGIYTTNSPDACQYVAENCKANIIVVENHKQLQKILQVQDKLPHLKAIIQYKDALKEKRPNLYTWTEFMELGRDEPDTKLDDIITLQKPNQCCTLIYTSGTTGQPKGVMLSHDNLTWTAFAVGRYVRLAEATKSQEIVVSYLPLSHIAAQMVDIWVTMKVGGATYFAQPDALKGSLVNTMREVRPTAFMGVPRVWEKMQEKMKSVGAKSSTVRRKVAVWAKGVGLQTNLSKMNQNGAMARMPMNYRLAKKLVFKKVRKALGLDRCTKCYTGAAPITKDTLEFFLSLDIPVYELYGMSESTGPHTISLPDAFRLTSVGKLIPGCETKINNPDEEGNGEICFWGRHVFMGYLNQADKTEDALDTEGWLHSGDLGKQDDNGFLFITGRIKELIITAGGENIPPVPIEDAVKEAVPLVSNAMLIGDKRKFLAMLLTIKCQVNGDTGAPEDELMPEAVELCRKLGSNAMRVSEIAGGRDPVIHAAIQEGINRVNEKATSNAQRIQKWTILNQDFSIPGGELGPTMKLKRPVVMKMYKEQVENFYKEVVTPSTPDNSMPPK; translated from the exons ATGCACT TGATTGTGTGTGAGCCCGCTGCCATGTCCACAGTCGTGGTAATGGACCCCGCCAGGGACGCCAGCAACTTGCAGTCATCCTGTGGCACCGGGGACAGCATTGCTTCACTGGATGAAGTCACTATGGATTCCACAGCCAA TGAGTCATCAGAAGAGGAGTCAGCCGGTGAGAGGGAAGCGGAGACTGGGGCCAACACTGAGCTCACCAACAATCCCACAGACATCCCCACTGaatggcccacacacacacagtcag tgagtgCCCAGCGGCCAGACTCTCTGTCCCTGGCGGTGGCTAAGCCAGACTTGTGGACATCGAGCGGTGACGGGGAGGTGAGGCTGAGGATGGGGGAGTCAGGCTTTGCCTCTGAGCCCCCACTCACCGTAGACCAGATGTTTAAGACTGCTGTGGAGAGGTTTGGCAGCTACACTGCCCTGGGCTGGAAGGAGGGAGAGCAGACCAAGACAATCAACTACCAGGAGTACTACCAGGCCTGCCGCACCGCTGCCAAAAGCTTCCTCAAG CTTGGCTTGGAGCGCTACCATGGGGTTGGCATTCTGGGCTTTAACTCTGCTGAGTGGTTCATTTCTGACATTGCTGCCATTTTGGCTGG TGGGTTTGCAGTGGGCATCTACACCACAAACTCCCCAGATGCTTGCCAGTATGTAGCAGAGAACTGCAAGGCCAACATCATTGTGGTGGAGAATCACAAGCAGCTGCAGAAGATCCTACAG GTTCAAGACAAGCTGCCACACTTGAAAGCCATTATCCAATACAAAGATGCACTTAAAGAGAAGAGACCAAACCTCTACACG TGGACTGAGTTTATGGAGCTGGGCCGTGATGAGCCCGACACAAAGCTGGATGATATCATCACTCTCCAGAAGCCCAACCAGTGCTGCACACTGATCTACACTTCAGGTACCACAGGCCAGCCCAAAGGAGTGATGCTCAGCCACGACAAT CTGACATGGACAGCGTTCGCAGTAGGCCGCTATGTCCGGCTGGCAGAAGCCACCAAGTCTCAGGAGATTGTGGTCAGCTACCTGCCCCTCAGCCACATCGCTGCTCAGATGGTGGACATCTGGGTCACCATGAAGGTCGGAGGGGCAACATACTTCGCCCAGCCAGACGCACTGAAG GGCTCCCTGGTTAACACAATGAGAGAGGTGCGTCCCACAGCCTTCATGGGCGTACCACGTGTCTGGGAGAAGATGCAGGAGAAGATGAAGTCCGTCGGGGCCAAGTCGTCCACCGTGCGCAGAAAGGTGGCAGTCTGGGCCAAAGGAGTGGGTCTGCAGACCAACCTCAGCAAGATGAACCA GAATGGAGCTATGGCGAGGATGCCCATGAACTACCGCTTGGCCAAGAAGCTGGTGTTCAAGAAGGTCCGTAAGGCTCTGGGTCTGGACCGCTGCACCAAGTGTTACACAGGCGCCGCCCCCATCACCAAGGATACCCTGGAGTTCTTCCTCAGCCTGGACATCCCAGTGTACGAGCTGTACGGAATGAGTGAGAGCACTGGACCTCACACCATCTCTCTGCCCGACGCGTTCCGCCTCACCAG CGTTGGGAAGTTGATCCCTGGTTGTGAGACTAAGATTAACAATCCTGACGAGGAGGGCAACGGGGAGATCTGCTTCTGGGGACGCCACGTCTTCATGGGCTACCTAAACCAGGCCGACAAGACCGAGGACGCCCTGGACACTGAGGGCTGGCTGCATTCTGGAGACCTGGGCAAACAGGACGACAACGGCTTCCTCTTCATCACTGGACGCATCAAAG AGCTGATCATCACAGCGGGTGGAGAGAACATCCCTCCAGTGCCAATCGAGGATGCTGTGAAGGAGGCCGTGCCGCTGGTTAGCAACGCCATGCTCATTGGAGACAAGAGGAAGTTCCTCGCCATGCTGCTCACCATTAAG TGCCAGGTGAACGGAGACACTGGTGCTCCTGAAGATGAGCTGATGCCCGAGGCCGTAGAGCTGTGTCGGAAGCTGGGGAGCAACGCCATGCGAGTCTCAGAGATCGCCGGTGGGCGTGACCCGGTCATCCATGCCGCTATCCAGGAGGGTATCAACCGCGTGAACGAGAAAGCCACCTCCAACGCCCAGCGCATCCAGAAGTGGACCATCCTAAACCAGGACTTCTCCATCCCTGGGGGAGAGCTGG gcCCCACTATGAAGCTGAAGAGGCCGGTGGTCATGAAGATGTACAAAGAGCAAGTAGAGAATTTCTACAAGGAGGTGGTGACCCCAAGCACCCCTGATAACTCCATGCCCCCCAAATAG
- the acsbg2 gene encoding long-chain-fatty-acid--CoA ligase ACSBG2 isoform X2, with protein sequence MSTVVVMDPARDASNLQSSCGTGDSIASLDEVTMDSTANESSEEESAGEREAETGANTELTNNPTDIPTEWPTHTQSVSAQRPDSLSLAVAKPDLWTSSGDGEVRLRMGESGFASEPPLTVDQMFKTAVERFGSYTALGWKEGEQTKTINYQEYYQACRTAAKSFLKLGLERYHGVGILGFNSAEWFISDIAAILAGGFAVGIYTTNSPDACQYVAENCKANIIVVENHKQLQKILQVQDKLPHLKAIIQYKDALKEKRPNLYTWTEFMELGRDEPDTKLDDIITLQKPNQCCTLIYTSGTTGQPKGVMLSHDNLTWTAFAVGRYVRLAEATKSQEIVVSYLPLSHIAAQMVDIWVTMKVGGATYFAQPDALKGSLVNTMREVRPTAFMGVPRVWEKMQEKMKSVGAKSSTVRRKVAVWAKGVGLQTNLSKMNQNGAMARMPMNYRLAKKLVFKKVRKALGLDRCTKCYTGAAPITKDTLEFFLSLDIPVYELYGMSESTGPHTISLPDAFRLTSVGKLIPGCETKINNPDEEGNGEICFWGRHVFMGYLNQADKTEDALDTEGWLHSGDLGKQDDNGFLFITGRIKELIITAGGENIPPVPIEDAVKEAVPLVSNAMLIGDKRKFLAMLLTIKCQVNGDTGAPEDELMPEAVELCRKLGSNAMRVSEIAGGRDPVIHAAIQEGINRVNEKATSNAQRIQKWTILNQDFSIPGGELGPTMKLKRPVVMKMYKEQVENFYKEVVTPSTPDNSMPPK encoded by the exons ATGTCCACAGTCGTGGTAATGGACCCCGCCAGGGACGCCAGCAACTTGCAGTCATCCTGTGGCACCGGGGACAGCATTGCTTCACTGGATGAAGTCACTATGGATTCCACAGCCAA TGAGTCATCAGAAGAGGAGTCAGCCGGTGAGAGGGAAGCGGAGACTGGGGCCAACACTGAGCTCACCAACAATCCCACAGACATCCCCACTGaatggcccacacacacacagtcag tgagtgCCCAGCGGCCAGACTCTCTGTCCCTGGCGGTGGCTAAGCCAGACTTGTGGACATCGAGCGGTGACGGGGAGGTGAGGCTGAGGATGGGGGAGTCAGGCTTTGCCTCTGAGCCCCCACTCACCGTAGACCAGATGTTTAAGACTGCTGTGGAGAGGTTTGGCAGCTACACTGCCCTGGGCTGGAAGGAGGGAGAGCAGACCAAGACAATCAACTACCAGGAGTACTACCAGGCCTGCCGCACCGCTGCCAAAAGCTTCCTCAAG CTTGGCTTGGAGCGCTACCATGGGGTTGGCATTCTGGGCTTTAACTCTGCTGAGTGGTTCATTTCTGACATTGCTGCCATTTTGGCTGG TGGGTTTGCAGTGGGCATCTACACCACAAACTCCCCAGATGCTTGCCAGTATGTAGCAGAGAACTGCAAGGCCAACATCATTGTGGTGGAGAATCACAAGCAGCTGCAGAAGATCCTACAG GTTCAAGACAAGCTGCCACACTTGAAAGCCATTATCCAATACAAAGATGCACTTAAAGAGAAGAGACCAAACCTCTACACG TGGACTGAGTTTATGGAGCTGGGCCGTGATGAGCCCGACACAAAGCTGGATGATATCATCACTCTCCAGAAGCCCAACCAGTGCTGCACACTGATCTACACTTCAGGTACCACAGGCCAGCCCAAAGGAGTGATGCTCAGCCACGACAAT CTGACATGGACAGCGTTCGCAGTAGGCCGCTATGTCCGGCTGGCAGAAGCCACCAAGTCTCAGGAGATTGTGGTCAGCTACCTGCCCCTCAGCCACATCGCTGCTCAGATGGTGGACATCTGGGTCACCATGAAGGTCGGAGGGGCAACATACTTCGCCCAGCCAGACGCACTGAAG GGCTCCCTGGTTAACACAATGAGAGAGGTGCGTCCCACAGCCTTCATGGGCGTACCACGTGTCTGGGAGAAGATGCAGGAGAAGATGAAGTCCGTCGGGGCCAAGTCGTCCACCGTGCGCAGAAAGGTGGCAGTCTGGGCCAAAGGAGTGGGTCTGCAGACCAACCTCAGCAAGATGAACCA GAATGGAGCTATGGCGAGGATGCCCATGAACTACCGCTTGGCCAAGAAGCTGGTGTTCAAGAAGGTCCGTAAGGCTCTGGGTCTGGACCGCTGCACCAAGTGTTACACAGGCGCCGCCCCCATCACCAAGGATACCCTGGAGTTCTTCCTCAGCCTGGACATCCCAGTGTACGAGCTGTACGGAATGAGTGAGAGCACTGGACCTCACACCATCTCTCTGCCCGACGCGTTCCGCCTCACCAG CGTTGGGAAGTTGATCCCTGGTTGTGAGACTAAGATTAACAATCCTGACGAGGAGGGCAACGGGGAGATCTGCTTCTGGGGACGCCACGTCTTCATGGGCTACCTAAACCAGGCCGACAAGACCGAGGACGCCCTGGACACTGAGGGCTGGCTGCATTCTGGAGACCTGGGCAAACAGGACGACAACGGCTTCCTCTTCATCACTGGACGCATCAAAG AGCTGATCATCACAGCGGGTGGAGAGAACATCCCTCCAGTGCCAATCGAGGATGCTGTGAAGGAGGCCGTGCCGCTGGTTAGCAACGCCATGCTCATTGGAGACAAGAGGAAGTTCCTCGCCATGCTGCTCACCATTAAG TGCCAGGTGAACGGAGACACTGGTGCTCCTGAAGATGAGCTGATGCCCGAGGCCGTAGAGCTGTGTCGGAAGCTGGGGAGCAACGCCATGCGAGTCTCAGAGATCGCCGGTGGGCGTGACCCGGTCATCCATGCCGCTATCCAGGAGGGTATCAACCGCGTGAACGAGAAAGCCACCTCCAACGCCCAGCGCATCCAGAAGTGGACCATCCTAAACCAGGACTTCTCCATCCCTGGGGGAGAGCTGG gcCCCACTATGAAGCTGAAGAGGCCGGTGGTCATGAAGATGTACAAAGAGCAAGTAGAGAATTTCTACAAGGAGGTGGTGACCCCAAGCACCCCTGATAACTCCATGCCCCCCAAATAG